A segment of the Neoarius graeffei isolate fNeoGra1 chromosome 5, fNeoGra1.pri, whole genome shotgun sequence genome:
cggaccatttcactgaggattctttcaacattaatactcaggtactgagcgatattaattcatgaaacaggaagtataaggatgaggaaaaaaaaaacagtttaaatcgggaagctgcgcacatttgcgccaggctgcacaaatgtgcccagtttcccgatttaaactgtttttttctcatccttatacttcatgtttcatgaattaatatcgctatttttttttttttttttttaaatcggatctgcgcgattcagccgtgaaaaaggcggcatccgccgaaaggcgcgctgtttgcatccctgcacggaggccaggggacagggcaggaatatttttgttgatatgagtgatccggtgcgatttcgtgacaccccccccccgttgacctctgcgctaagtgactgaaagccgaggtaaggattagtattataattttgggtgtatcagttattgattatcataattctgactcgtttcgccattttgaatgttttcatctcggactctggaagcattgtatctcaatcaatctcgaaaaatatcagcaaaaaaaaaactagcttgcaacggactttagctagatctatgatgaactttcaatgtatgatacaaaaataatacttctttcaacagatcattagcctttgagcagaattgtttttaacttacgaggaagtgttatcgagccgaccgctttcagtttcatggggattgaatgaactctcactctgagtcatctgacccgtcagaataAAGACAAGATCGATCTTCATGTGAAttaccagctatcggttcgaattgatagggtctaacttcacatctctgtgaaacatcgggaatatcactgtcgatggtgtccatttcggtaacctgtttacattagattcccaagcgctggctccttggaaagtttttgttgcgtcacgggtcacgtgaccacctagctcattaacgaatccttgttttatgctgatgtataaaaaaacttgaataatgtggtgattttcacatttttgacgccctgcagtgatttagatggcatttcttatgtcctttatacataattatgcccaggtaaaaatccatgtcccatatcctttaataaaCATTTTGCCTCATTTACTCAACTGCAAGATAAGTTTTCCCTCCCAGCAACACATTTCTTTAGATACCTGCAAGTTAGGAACTATGTACGCCAAAACTTACATAATTTTGAATCCCTCCCTGAGGAAAGTAAGATTTATAATCTTTTGCTTGGCCCACCAGATTCAAGACACCTGATTTCAAGCTTTGTTAAAATATTCTCTGAACAAGTGGACTGTGCCACCCAGTCTTTGAAGAGTGCTTGGGAAGAGGAGTTGAATATCCAGATTGATGATATTGTCTGGGGGGAAGGTCTCAGCAGAATACAAAATTGCTCTATTAATGCTAGACACCACCTAATCCAATTTAAGGTCATGCATAGACTCCACTACTCTAAAACTAAACTGCATAAAATATATCCTACTGTTTTCCCCTTTGTGTCAGAGATGTAAATCTGCAGATGGTACCTTAGCccaccttttctggtcatgtccaAAACTGTATGACTTTTGGTGCAGTGTATTTCAATGGTTCTCTGAAATGTACAATTGTTTTTTCAAGCCTGACCCACAAGTGGCACTGTTTGGATACTCAATGTTTCTGTTGCCACAAAGCATGCGTGTACAGCACACCATTATGTATGGAATGGTAATTGCAAAAAGACCCATTTTAATGCTCTGGAAGTCAGAGGCAGTGCCCTTTTTCAAGACGTGGCTATCTGAACTCACATCTCTATTGCACATGGAGAAAATCAGGTACAATCTGTCTAACAATCTTAGAGAATTCTATAAGGTTTGGCAGCCATTCTTGGATCGTCTTGTAGAATTTGATGGAGACCTTGAAACAATGTGATCGGCTACTCACCTCttcgttttttttatttatttatttttctgtgtcAATGTTGGCTATGCACAGGTCATTGTCTTGGTTTGTACGCCCAGTTTgttttgtctttgtgtgtgtttttgtgttttccactttaattttcttgttattcttctcatctcattatctgtagccactttatcctgttctacagggtcgcaggcaagctggagcctatcccagctgactatgggcgaaaggcggggtacaccctggacaagtcgccaggtcatcacagggctgacacatagacacagacaaccattcacactcacattcacacctacggtcaatttagagtcgccagttaacctaacctgcatgtctttggactgtgggggaaaccggagcacccggaggaaacccacgcggacacagggagaacatgcaaactctgcacagaaaggccctcgccggccacggggctcgaacccggaccttcttgctgtgaggcgacagcgctaaccactacaccaccgtgctgccccttgttATTCTTTTTTAAGCATAATGTGTTCTTTTACTTGTTTATTTGTACATaatattcttgaaaaaaaaatctaataaacatattgagaaaaaaaagtaaataatagaaatacagtaaataaccctattcaacaactgtagtaatccatatgtcaagaactgctcagctaagtaaagagaagtgacatccatcattactttaagacatgaagtttttttttttttatgaataaaaaaataaataaaaaccattgaattaggtgtgtccaaacttctggTACTGTGGCTGGTACTTTTATATATACTCAGTTGCATGTAATTATTTCCCCGAAAGCTTGAATTGTTATATACATGATGCATGAGATTTGACatatcactcactctctctctttttgaCCAGATAAACACCCTGAAAAAAGAGAAAGTGGAGAACTTGAATCAGATGTTCTCTGAGGTGCAGAGGGACATGAAAAGTATCTCAAAATCTACAGCCAAAGAATCTACAGAAAAAACACTGGTAATGTGTTTGTCATGTATTTTGcacctctttttttttccatgtgaCATTTGATAATTTGATCAGGACTCCACTTCTGGAAGGCTGCAGCCCAACAGACTTTAGCAGCCTGCCATTCAGCACACATGAGGCAAGTCATCTTTAGCCCTCTGGGTTCTGCAGCCCTCCAGAACTAAACGTCTTGGGCTTATAGACAGTGCAGTTATAGTCATGTAAATACCATTATAGCTGGTTGAAAATTTGTCAAAAATGTTTTTTCAGACCTCCAGGGAGAAACTGCAGGAGTCTGTGAATGTGGATGGAGCTGCCCAACTTTTGTCTCAACTTTAGTGATGCATATTGTTCCAAACAAAGTCTCATGAACAAGATCTGCACACATTACATGAAATTAGTTAATCAAACATAAGGTCTGGATCAAATGAATACGCCTATGTAGGAAAATTATCTCAAGTCAGAGTTCATGTAATAAATGTGTTCACAATATGTATGCCTGTATATTCAAGGATAATTGACATTCAAGCCTGAATGACAGCAGGTGCTTAAAAGGAGTAAGTTCCTGAATTTGCAGTTTGTATCATGTATTTAAATGTTAGCTGGTCTGTTTACCAAAATGATGAGGGCTTCAGGTATTTTATAGTGTTTTTGTCATTCCAAGATCAATAAGACAAAATGAATGAGTTCTGCTTAGTAAATACAGAAATGGGTATAATTCAGCAGCATGATCATCTTGAAAtggacatttgtacagttttgaaATCATGAGATTTGGTATGTTGAGAATACAAACTTTAAAACTGGTTTAAAGTGTACATTTCCAAGTGACAACTTAAATTTGTATAGCTTTGATGTGATAAATTTAAGGCATTTGTGATGGTCAGTATTTTATTAAAGAATGCTTTTAATTTAAACTGCAATTTCCCTTTGGAGATTaataaagatatttatctaacctTTTATACAGTGAAGTCTACAAAAAGCTTGCTACAGATGTAACTGTTCTATGAATAGGGTCTAACAGATGCTCAAATAGTCCTGGAAGGTCTATGCAGTTCCCCCACTGTTTTGCTGACAGCGAAACTGGCAGAATCAGCAAGTGAGGTGGAAATGTATATACATGGTATGCTGTGAGGTCAATCAAGGGTTAGTGTGTCTTGTCCCAGAGTGCCGTTTGGCTCCACTGGGGAGAACCAAACTCAACAAGGAGGCCACTCATTGGAAAATTGGTCCACCTGTGCCTACCTGAAAGTTTCTCACGATTCTGTCAGGTTACTGTGTTCTTACCTCACATTTCATGTATATACATCCGCTGTTCCTCTTGTTACACCACATCTGGTAAGGAAGGTGTCTGTGGTGATCTCTCAAAAAAGGCTTTGTGGCTCTAGTGGGTCAGGATCTGTGTTCCTTTTGCTGTGATGAGAATGTATCGCTGTAGACCAAGCGGAAGGGGAGTTCTTTCAGGAACCAATTCAGTCTCCTAGGATCTAGAATAGGATGGGATCTGCCATTCTTTTTTTGATCAATAAAATAAATTGAGGAGACCCCCTTGTTCTAAATGGTGGTATGGTGGGGTCTACTCCTTGGATAGCACCTTTGTCCAGGAAGAAACTAACTGCTTGGGTTAAAGCGGCAGCTTATTTGGGGCCTAAAATTGGTGAAGCTTTGAGCCCTGTGAAGGATGGTGGGCCTGCAACATGGTCATCAGGATCCAGTGAACTTGCAGCTCTAACCTTTGGCCTTTCAGAGActgtcagagcattttttttttttacccttggtAAAAATGTTGGTGTTGTATGGCTGGTCTTCTTTGTTCTGTTGGCTATATGATTCCAAAGCCTGAACTCTTCTCTCTAGGGCTTCTTTATAAACAGGCCCAAAGAGCAGCCTAGGCACACAGGATGTGCTAAAGTAAAGGTGCCTGCATGATGTAACTGATCCTATATCATGTGTCTGGGTATATTACTGGGCACTGAAAAACCATTAAAGGAGACTTGCCATACACTTTTCAATCATTTTATATTATTCTTTGAGATGCTTTTGTAAACAAGGACTCCCTGCCCACCAACATGTAGAATTGTAGCTAAACTCTGAGAAGTAAGCAGTGGTTTCTGTGCCAGGATTCTTACACATATGAACTCAagtcagaagaagaaaatgaaggCGCGGACACCGTATAGTGTCACAACCAAGACTACGGAGGGTGTTCACCTTGGAAATCTGCTGCGGATATGGGTTTTCAAGAGCCAGTAAGAGCTCACTGGACCCTTTGAAAGAATATGCAGTTAGGTTTTCTTTTGGGCATCCTGAACCAGCACACTTGCACCTTCTCCCTGACATCTCTGCTTGTCCATTCCAGGTATCATTTGTTGAATAACTAGGTATATGGCTCCATCTTTTTGTTTCTTGGtaacaagtcaatttatttgtatagcacttttaacaatagacactgtcacaaagcggctttaagtcaagtttatttgtatagtgcttttaatagCAGACATTGTCGCTTTTAAAGAcatacattgtcgcaaagcagctttacagaaaattaaatactttaaacatgacttaattttatccctaaactatttacagaaaaataaagatttaaacctatgaactaataaatttatccccaatgagcaagcctgaggcaacagtggcaaggaagaaCTCCCTGAGacctcatgaggaagaaaccttgagaggaaccagactcaaaagggaactgggTGCACAGcgatagtgcagtggttagcactattgcctcatggcaagaacattccaggttcaaacctcatggctgatgaggacctttctgtgtggaatttgcatgttctccctgtgtctgtgtgggtttcctcagggtgctctggtttcccccatggttCAAGGACGGTGGGTAAAATACCCAGCACAAGCCAGGGCATACTTggcgccagtcccaagcctgtatacatggggggggggtgtcaggaagggtatctggtgtaaaacttATGCCAAATTAAATATGTGGAATGGATCTGCTGtggctgtgaagattctcagtcatccaggtcggtggtatgagtgaggagttaaagaagccatttttgtcaacctggaacggccatcactgaacagaggtgggggtctaagacatcatttatcagccacctacaatgcagtccttggcacacttcccagacaactgaagctacatccacacaacaacggcaacaagatttttttttttagcgggtaaaaaaaaatatcgcgtccacatgggcaacggatcagtaaaatatcaggtacatatggcaacgcaacgcttgctgaaaatgatgcaatacacatgccacacctaataaacttagcagcgactgcagcactgaaactactactactctggggTCTGCCATTGTTGCTacaaatgatgcgcgcgagagtgctgcttgttctagtcatgtggttgtgacatcatcgtaaacaaatccgttctactcatccagacgacttcgcaagtgcgccattgccagatttttccactctggaaactgttctcaaaaaatatcgttttggggcacccaaaacgccggtgccatgtggacgccaggccaaaacgataaattttatcggatttacctgaatccgttgccgtgtggacagggcctgaatgcacaccaaaacccagctgttttcagtgactcacaagaggacagagagaatcagcattccattgatcaccctaacgactctcgaggccgttcacatccagcccccagtgacccacaccaacaggatgactcaacgacaccttagatgagcttttcatccatgagaggataaatacctgatactccctactagtcagacagaactgaagaagcctttcggatgagaggtgaaacgtcttcaagaatcttcaagcaagtccagttgctctcttttaccacccataggatctgctgtggcaacccctaacgggaGTAGCTGAAAGATGATAGcacgattataaataacttgcttctataagtgtgtcctatatggtcaaaaagtgcagttgtgtaaccaggaaattcattatagcttTAACATGAAATAACAGTGTTCAAGACATGTTTAaatattattaggatgcagtgctgcagcacagcaacctatgggctcccctaggggagcccataggttgcagtgcaaagcactgcaactattgttcttctacgtatttctacttcttcttattattattcctacgcaaattttgatttcgaataactcaataaccgtacgtcgcacacagacaaacaatatatcaaaatgtgcggctcgatcggactcgctatgctattacttttctctacagaatacgattttttcgcgacgtagtcgtgaaaaaatcgccccaaaaaaccccattcatttctatggaattaattgaaaaaaaagctctttttcaacgtttttcaaacgtccgctgctctggcatgctttaacctagagacgtgattcaaactctaaaacgtaggaaaacttctctgtggatctggcattcaacttttctgctaggttctacactttcggatcagtcccggctcaaacgccatgtgggttcgaggtctggtccgtagtaaaacacagcacaaaattcaagaccttgtgtgtcttagctcattgacacgcattataaacgggacagaaaagtcactcgtttttaaatcgctctagtgtcgttatttttaagactacaaacaaaaaaatacatcattttattcaggagacccttctagcgctcactgtgaaagaattttgtgaatagctgcttccgttgtcgagttatttgtcattgttcgaggtctggtccgtagtaaaacacagcacaaaattcaagaccttgtgtgtcttagctcattgacacgcattataaacgggacagaaaagtcactcgtttttaaatcgctctagtgtcgttatttttaagactacaaacaaaaaaatacatcattttattcaggagacccttctagcgctcactgtgaaagaattttgtgaatagctgcttccgttgtcgagttatttgtcattgttcgaggtctggtccgtagtaaaacacagcacaaaattcaagaccttgtgtgacttagctcattgacacccattataaacaggacagaaaagtctctcacagtctattcaggagacccttctagcgctcactgtgaaagaattttgtgaatttcttttttttgtgaaaaaaaaaacccggcctcggtcggcatgacacttcaccttagccgcccactttattaggaacacttctgttcgtacatacaaactacaaacactcttcttagagtttagagtttattttatttttaaaagggacagtgcacatattaaacattatccttgtggtaaggacagatgtctgtcccaggttatagcagtacatgctaatttccgcctgtagtcactttgtttatactcttgaatagcgcttcttcatgacggctgctgtctcaagcacacacataatcattgcattgaaacatcattgcgggtcacacattcacggccagcaaacatgcgtgaccgaattgcttcgcgcactgcatcctctcacaatttcccccggggaattgtccggtctagttgatGGTTACTGTTTGTTTGGGACATAGCCAGTttgtacagacttcttgtgcgccCTCTGTCGGTGAAGTATGACCGGAATAATACAGACGTCATCGTTAATCAGGTCCTTAAAGGgacattaaaataataataaataataatagttGCATTATTTCCGAACAgcgtatgtaaaacaaatttgttTTAATTTGCAAAATTGTAATTGTGCATAAGTTTATTAAATAAATACCTCGATATATTATGTTTGAATATTTTACAACTCCGTGTATTTTAGCATGCACCCTAACAGGACCTTTACAATGGTACCAAGATTTGCTCGTTTCCCAACAAACGCGCACACACACTAGATGGTTTCGGCTAGCTGCTCCCAGTTTAAACATGCTTGCAGGAAACGAGGCTTGGTCCTGACCGGCTCCGGTAGCTCAAGACCGGGTGCTGTTCGGTGAATTAGCACCTAGCATTAGCGAGTCGTGACAGCGGAGCTCCAGCTCGACATGTCCGGCGTGGCGGCCGCTGCTGTCGGGAGCGTCGGCGGCTCCTGTGCGGGCGCGGCGTGTGGGGCTTCGGGGGTCGCCGGCCGGCTTCCAAGCCGCGTTCTGGAGCACATTTTCTCATATTTGGATTTATCGGACCTGATGCGCTGCTCGCTGGTGTGCTGGCACTGGAACAATTGTTTGGCGGATGAAAACAGCGAGGTGTGGCGAAGTCAGTGCACGCGCTTACTCAGCGACGAggctctgcgctccgatatcctcTGCAACCTCACGACTTACAAAGGAAAAGTGAGCCAGAAAAACACAAACACGCCTGAATGTGTCGCTTCGTATTCATCTTACTGTGCTGCATGAACTGGGGATGCGATATGCTTAATAAACAGCAGATTTGTGTAGCTTTCAGGCTACACGGTAATCTGTGCTGTGTCTGCGCGCGCAagcatgaaatgcatcagtcaggggGGAAAACCCAGACACGTCCAtgtttataattattttaaacaCATGACCGTGTAGTGCTGATTATAAAGCTGGAGAAGCGTGCAGCAATTCGCCTCTCTCATATGACGTTACTTGTAAATAGTACAGAATCAGCAATACACTGGATTACACATGGCGTCACTGGATTACAAATGACGTCACTGATTGCGTATGGCGTCGCTGGATTAAACACGCGTTTATCCAGCGACGCCATATGCAATCAAGTGACGTCATCTGCAGCTAAGTTGAAGTTCCAATCAGTTGAGCAGGTTCTCAAGACCAATTCTGCATTAATGATGCCAGATTTGTATTTAGGAATACTATCTACTGGAATCTATGGAAtcgattttgtgccaaaatgttcatacaatacttttgaaataaacaaaaacgacaaatcaaaatacaaaaaaaaagtattttttttagactggcaaacaaattattcgtgtaatcatgcaaaatatcagtctattactcttcagaaaccttttatttttgttccgcgtctttctcagttttgtttgacgtaatttattttggttgcgattccagctttctcgtttgcgctccctgactttttgcttgcagttttggcacaaacttcacgtgtgggtgggctgtccaggaatgcattcccattgggtaacttgtgtttgactgacagctacgctcagccattcccccggaggctgttgcggccatttcctactcggattttgtactactgcaacacatacaacacatttgtctcgtacttacactttgttgaattaattcagtatcatagtcgccactgaagtccactcgatccttgtttaccgtcaatggatcggtcactcgtcaaacagtccgccaaaatccgagtagggaacgGCTGAGTGTAACTGTCAGTCAAAcataagttacccaatgggaatgcattcctggacagcccacccacacgcgaagtttgtgccaaaactgcaagcaaaaagtcagggagcgcaaacgagaaagctggaatcgcaaccaaaataagttacgtcaaacaaaattgagaaagatgtggaacaaaaataaaaggtttctgaagagtaatagactgatattttgcatgattacacgaataatttgtttgccagtctaaaaaaaatttactttttttttgtattttgatttgtcgtttttgtttgatatttcaaaatattgtatgaacattttgccacaaaattgattccataggaatCACTGTAGTACTGAAATATCCAAGACACTTAGAACCTCACAAACATGTTCTGATGATTTTGATGGGATGTatatcagtgtgggaaataaggctggaCCGGTGGACATTGACcagtaattttcgcatttgttcgcctgtatttcaaaagcatcagacCGAATGGCCGattaaaaattgtaaagatatgggtctaattttcttccaaatgttacactggatgAATACATTGTcataacacggcctgtgaaacaGGGGCCCCCGCAGCCATGACTTTAAAACTTCATAACTCggccaaaatttacaggctctCCCTCTCCCCAAGCCCTTTCAAACAAGCCCAGGCTCGGCCCAATCTGACGTCAGAAGTGAGCGCGGATCATGAAAAACTTTAGCACAAGCTCTTGGTCTAGCTGCTTGTGCAtgcggggatttaaaaatttaTAACTCGGCCACCGAGTCCTAGCCCTGTCagtatttacaggcacctcccattCCCCAAGCCCTTTTGAACCAGCCCAGGCCCGGCCCAGTACGGCCATACCTCGGCTCTGAATCCTCCACGCGAGTATTGCTtgccgaaaactttaatatgagccctggttcAAGCCAGCTTTTAAAAATTTATAACTCAACCACCGAAGATCCTagccccaccaaaatttacaggcacttcCCTCTCTCCGAGTGGCACGCTAAATAAGGCGACAATAATACACTCAGCATTTGCTGTTGGTTTTATTGCACAATGCAGTTGAACAAGTCTTTcagggttgacagtatctgattgataCAGTTACCGGTAGTtgattaaggtggggtttacattagaccgtatcagcggatcatcagattaacgtttttaaaatgattagtgtgcacacagcaacgccaatacacgattcgcgtgcacacagcaacaccaatacacggatactctcggctccgcaggcatcctgcgctccaaatcactccgccctgaacagcgagtgccctctggagggtgcacactccggccctgcgcagctcacagagcgcatgagcaatgatttgggactgagccgctgtgtgtgtgatctcagtgcatgtcgggcatgcgcgtcacttaccacttgcaagtggaaggatggcaagcctaaagacaactacacaatgggcagtatttgcatcagtatttgcagtattttcatacttttatactctttaatgaaaggtgatacaaggcggaagtccgcgccgtttttcagcagtcgcgccacatgaccaacgccagcgaatcaggaaggtggatgtcacagtgacgttgtccaatgacgacgccagctagagctcagcacagcgtatccacgtattctcaatgtttacacagcaccagaccagacacgatctggattgaatacgtggaccctggcggattcccgtttcccggcgtttccaggcgttttaatgtaaacggacagtgcatccgcgaagaaaacgagacagatacggtctaatgtaaacttggtctAAGAGTTCAGTTTATATGAAACtatgcagtacagtattatgttaaagtgctaaactgccaatcagtgtttgtgtattttttttattttttatttttattctcatttggtgctggttcccgagttgtttgcgacgagtcttttttccgcgagtgttggcgttaattactaactttttttctacaaataattttccagtatcctctttttttttaaattgtacttttgctttcctttttccgttttttcctctcttttttcggaagaacgcagagaccggaagctttctttttttcttctcctgcgtaaagaccataaGCGAAGGCCGTCCACATCGGATctactttaatatcaacagatcttcaattaaggtacgtgaatcctttcatcatggcacaccttcagcctgttcagtgtgctgagtgcaggatgtttagttattcttcctccgtcgctag
Coding sequences within it:
- the rbis gene encoding ribosomal biogenesis factor, which translates into the protein MAKNKQKGKKQQNVFQVANRQSKPKSKTKPVKTSLKHINTLKKEKVENLNQMFSEVQRDMKSISKSTAKESTEKTLTSREKLQESVNVDGAAQLLSQL